The proteins below come from a single Oryzias latipes chromosome 14, ASM223467v1 genomic window:
- the LOC111948646 gene encoding hepatitis A virus cellular receptor 1 homolog isoform X2 encodes MLLLLHAVWTGLLFATARVSATATETVVGVAGGDVTLPCRCRAAQQVGVEVCWGRGEPSIFSCHNAVISGTGNHVTYRRSKRYSMSSSSSLYIFSSRPADAGFYHCRVHLPGLFNDQVSIVHLLIIRRPPTLISQHPTDEDEENSGAGHTTKSDVMVPTGSDVTDSNNPDVVVALVQVQQENSLHIFIGNTLRFSFFIFIPLLVSAWFYRVWRSNLRFPTNTRPDQPEDEDDDSV; translated from the exons ATGCTGCTGCTTCTTCATGCCGTCTGGACCGGCCTCCTCTTCG CAACAGCCCGCGTTTCGGCGACGGCCACTGAGACTGTTGTGGGCGTGGCCGGGGGGGACGTCACGCTGCCCTGCCGCTGTAGGGCGGCACAGCAGGTCGGGGTGGAGGTGTGCTGGGGGAGGGGCGAGCCCTCAATCTTCAGCTGCCACAACGCAGTTATCAGCGGGACTGGAAACCACGTGACTTACAGACGTTCAAAAAG gtactccatgtcctcctcctcttctctttaCATTTTCTCCTCTCGACCAGCAGACGCTGGTTTCTATCACTGCAGAGTTCATCTTCCAGGCCTCTTCAATGACCAGGTGTCGATCGTGCacctcctcatcatcagaagAC ctccaacTTTAATTTCTCAGCACCCAACCGATGAAGACGAGGAGAACTCAGGTGCAGGACACACCACGAAGA GTGACGTCATGGtaccaacaggaagtgatgtcacaGACAGCAACAACCCAGACGTGGTGGTAGCTCTGGTTCAG GTTCAACAGGAAAATTCTCtgcacattttcattggaaaCACTCTGCGATTCtccttcttcatcttcatccctcTTTTGGTCTCAGCTTGGTTTTACC GAGTTTGGAGATCTAACCTGAGATTTCCAACAAATACGAGACCAGACCAACCAGAAGACGAGGATGATGATTCTGTGTGA
- the LOC111948646 gene encoding hepatitis A virus cellular receptor 1 homolog isoform X1, which translates to MLLLLHAVWTGLLFATARVSATATETVVGVAGGDVTLPCRCRAAQQVGVEVCWGRGEPSIFSCHNAVISGTGNHVTYRRSKRYSMSSSSSLYIFSSRPADAGFYHCRVHLPGLFNDQVSIVHLLIIRRPPTLISQHPTDEDEENSGAGHTTKSDVMVPTGSDVTDSNNPDVVVALVQSQVQQENSLHIFIGNTLRFSFFIFIPLLVSAWFYRVWRSNLRFPTNTRPDQPEDEDDDSV; encoded by the exons ATGCTGCTGCTTCTTCATGCCGTCTGGACCGGCCTCCTCTTCG CAACAGCCCGCGTTTCGGCGACGGCCACTGAGACTGTTGTGGGCGTGGCCGGGGGGGACGTCACGCTGCCCTGCCGCTGTAGGGCGGCACAGCAGGTCGGGGTGGAGGTGTGCTGGGGGAGGGGCGAGCCCTCAATCTTCAGCTGCCACAACGCAGTTATCAGCGGGACTGGAAACCACGTGACTTACAGACGTTCAAAAAG gtactccatgtcctcctcctcttctctttaCATTTTCTCCTCTCGACCAGCAGACGCTGGTTTCTATCACTGCAGAGTTCATCTTCCAGGCCTCTTCAATGACCAGGTGTCGATCGTGCacctcctcatcatcagaagAC ctccaacTTTAATTTCTCAGCACCCAACCGATGAAGACGAGGAGAACTCAGGTGCAGGACACACCACGAAGA GTGACGTCATGGtaccaacaggaagtgatgtcacaGACAGCAACAACCCAGACGTGGTGGTAGCTCTGGTTCAG TCACAGGTTCAACAGGAAAATTCTCtgcacattttcattggaaaCACTCTGCGATTCtccttcttcatcttcatccctcTTTTGGTCTCAGCTTGGTTTTACC GAGTTTGGAGATCTAACCTGAGATTTCCAACAAATACGAGACCAGACCAACCAGAAGACGAGGATGATGATTCTGTGTGA